The genomic stretch GCTTCGGCGTCCATGAAGAAATTACAAGACAAGACATGGCTGTTATGGCTTATCAAGCCGCTAATCATGTACAATTGCAGCTAAGCGGCAGCGCATCTGAAGCCTTTACAGATCGTCTTGCGATTTCTGATTATGCACAGAAAGCAGTAGCAGCGATGCAAGCTGAAGGCATTATTAATGGAATGGGTAATGGTGAATTTGCACCGAAACAACAGGCAACTAGAGCACAGGCTGCTGTTATTATTCATGCGATCTTAGATCGCATGTAAGATACAGGAAACTAAGCAAACACCAGGAGGATAGAACAAGAGGGTTCCTGTAACTTGAGGAACCCTCTTATTCACTCTTTAGTGCGTTAAGAATTTAAGTGAGATAGATAATCCGAGCGGAGTTATAATGGCCAAATTCGCCCTTATCCATTAAAATTATTTTATATGAATCAATTTCATAAATATAAAGCCTTGCTACGACTAGCTTCTTAAGGCATAGAAAAAGGAGTACCTCCCCAAATCTCGAATAGGTAAAGTTACCACACCATACCAAAGAGAAAAGGAGGAACTCCCTATGCCATATATACGACACGAGAGCTTATTTACCCTGCAAGAGCTTTATGAAATGGAACAAAAAGATCGTTTCCTTGAGATTTTCTCTACCATCGATATTACGCCTATCTTGCGCTTGGTCAGAAAAACATCTCTTTATGGCGCTCCCGTTGAAGTGAATTACAGGGCGATGGTCTATTCCTTAATCGTTAGAATCGTTGAACGTATTCCTACGATCAAAGATTTAATAAAGCGTCTTCAGCATGACATCCTATTCCGCTTGGATTGTGGCTTTATGCTTTCAGAAGCCATTCCTTCTGCATCTTCCTATTCCAGGCTGGTGCGCAAGATGAGCCAAAGCTATGCGCTAGAAGAAATGCAAGACCAGTTGTTAAAGCAAGCCATGGCAGAATCATTCATTACGGACGATACCGTTGCCATAGATGCAACTCATATCGAGGCTCGGGATCAAGCGCCTGCAAAGCAAGAAAAGGAAAAACCCAAACCTAAAAAGCGTGGTCGAAAATCAAAAGCCGAACGTGAAGCTTGGCTCGAACAAAAACAAGAAGAAGAGAAACAAAAGCCAATCTTCGAGAAAGAAATCGCTGCACAACTCAGCGAGACGTTCCATGTTCTAAGGGATGAAATGCCTCTTCACCCGCAGTGGGGAATCAAGAAAAATAGTGATGGGAAAAACGTCTTTTGGTATGGCTATAAAGGTCATCTTGCAGTCGGAACCAAGAGTCA from Paenibacillus sp. FSL H8-0548 encodes the following:
- a CDS encoding IS5/IS1182 family transposase; this encodes MPYIRHESLFTLQELYEMEQKDRFLEIFSTIDITPILRLVRKTSLYGAPVEVNYRAMVYSLIVRIVERIPTIKDLIKRLQHDILFRLDCGFMLSEAIPSASSYSRLVRKMSQSYALEEMQDQLLKQAMAESFITDDTVAIDATHIEARDQAPAKQEKEKPKPKKRGRKSKAEREAWLEQKQEEEKQKPIFEKEIAAQLSETFHVLRDEMPLHPQWGIKKNSDGKNVFWYGYKGHLAVGTKSQYILGAMLSSGNLNDGKAAIPLLKGIALQHPNFHFNYAAMDAGYDYEPIYKQVREAKAHAVIAYNRRREPELVGFDEHFAPTCVREHSYRYDSYDSKYETLKYVRPKECESCPLTHDSLCQKVYKMKITIDLRKYSAPARGSKLWKEIAKKRSAVERVNAYLKEFFQLNNVRHRTGQKAKAHFNLVTLVYNCTKLACDRLSRQLQEVAA